One genomic segment of Canis lupus baileyi chromosome 9, mCanLup2.hap1, whole genome shotgun sequence includes these proteins:
- the MED6 gene encoding mediator of RNA polymerase II transcription subunit 6, giving the protein MAAVDIRDNLLGISWVDSSWIPILNSGSVLDYFSERSNPFYDRTCNNEVVKMQRLTLEHLNQMVGVEYILLHAQEPILFIIRKQQRQSPTQVIPLADYYIIAGVIYQAPDLGSVINSRVLTAVHGIQSAFDEAMSYCRYHPSKGYWWHFKDHEEQDKVKPKAKRKEEPSSIFQRQRVDALLLDLRQKFPPKFVQQKSGEKPVPVDQTKKEAEPIPETVKSEEKETTKNVQQIVSTKGPPEKRMRLQ; this is encoded by the exons ATGGCGGCGGTGGATATCCGAG ATAATCTGCTGGGAATCTCTTGGGTTGACAGTTCCTGGATCCCCATTTTGAACAGTGGAAGTGTCCTGGATTACTTTTCAGAAAGAAGTAATCCTTTTTATGACAGGACGTGTAATAATGAGGTGGTCAAAATGCAGAGGCTGACATTAGAACACTTAAA TCAAATGGTTGGAGTGGAATACATCCTTTTACACGCTCAGGAGCCCATTCTTTTTATCATTCGGAAACAACAACGGCAGTCCCCTACCCAAG TTATCCCACTGGCTGATTACTATATCATTGCTGGAGTGATCTATCAAGCACCAGACTTGGGGTCAGTTATAAACTCTAGGGTG cttactGCAGTACATGGCATTCAATCAGCTTTTGATGAAGCTATGTCATACTGTCGATATCATCCTTCCAAAGGGTATTGGTGGCACTTCAAAGATCATGAAGAGCAAG ATAAAGTCAAACCTAAAgccaaaaggaaagaagaaccAAGCTCTATTTTTCAGAGACAACGTGTGGATGCTTTACTCCTAGACCTTAGACAGAAATTTCCACCCAAATTTGTGCAG caaaaGTCTGGAGAAAAGCCTGTCCCAG TGGATCAgacaaaaaaagaggcagaacCTATACCAGAAACGGTAAAATCTGAGGAGAAGGAGACCACAAAGAACGTCCAACAGATAGTGAGCACCAAAGGCCCCCCTGAAAAACGAATGAGACTTCAGTGA